The Halobellus ruber nucleotide sequence TCCCCCTTCTCGCGCCCGGGTATATAAATCATTCCACTGGCAAACCCGACAGACGACGAGCACGGGCGGGGACGCCGGCGTTTTGGAAAATCTTTTTATATAGTGCCGGTGTAGAACGACGCGTATGGCAGACCTTATTGTCAAAGCGGCGGTCAAGGAAGCGCTCGACGACAAGAATGTTTCGTCCGACTTCTACGGTGCCCTCGACGACGAGGTCACCGAACTGCTCGAAGACGCTGCCCGTCGCGCCGAAGCGAACGACCGAAAGACGGTGCAGCCCCGCGACCTGTAACTCGGCGCTCAGCCCGACCCCGATTTTTTCCGCCCGTACGGCGAGTGATGTCGTCGACAGTGGCAACGACGGGGCCGTCCCGGTCACTCCAGCCGCTCGACCCCGTCGTCGGTCCCGACGTAGACCGTGTCCGCGAGGTCCACGAACAGCCCGTGTTCGACCACGCCGGGAACGCCCGACAGTCTCCGTGCGAGGCCCCGTGGATCGTCGATCCGGCCGAACGCACAGTCCAGAACCAAGTTCCCGTTGTCGGTGACCACCGGCCCGTCCTTGGCCTCCCCCCGGCGAAGGGTCGCGCCGCCGCCGAGGTCCTCGACGTCCCGTTCGACCGCGGCGTACGCCTCGGGGAGCACCTCGACCGGAACGGGATGGGACAGCGTCTCGACGGTTTTCGAGGGGTCGGCAACGACGACGAACCGGTCGGCCGCCGCGTCGACGACCTTTTCGCGGGCGTGGGCCGCGCCGCCGCCCTTGATGAGGTGGTGATCGGCGTCGATCCGGTCGGCGCCGTCGATCGCGACGTCGACGCCGTCGACTTCGCCG carries:
- a CDS encoding DUF1931 domain-containing protein, translated to MADLIVKAAVKEALDDKNVSSDFYGALDDEVTELLEDAARRAEANDRKTVQPRDL
- the rpiA gene encoding ribose-5-phosphate isomerase RpiA, with product MKTTGGTDDQKRRAGERAAELVADGDVVGLGSGSTAAYAIRAIGRATADGLTVRGIPTSFDSRRLARESGIPICSLGEVDGVDVAIDGADRIDADHHLIKGGGAAHAREKVVDAAADRFVVVADPSKTVETLSHPVPVEVLPEAYAAVERDVEDLGGGATLRRGEAKDGPVVTDNGNLVLDCAFGRIDDPRGLARRLSGVPGVVEHGLFVDLADTVYVGTDDGVERLE